One Gemmatimonadota bacterium DNA segment encodes these proteins:
- a CDS encoding sulfatase-like hydrolase/transferase: MRAWRDDAAWRALPASADGAPNVLYIILDTVRARNLSLYGYARPTSPNMARLAAEGVTFDYAFATTSWTLPSHGSLMTGVDAKEPPPPPGSSRSATPTPCSPSAWRLAAIAPGVRRESASTRPGSQELGARLPYVRGRSRLAQAGPPQHVAAQTELASELSAARRWSGRMAALRPSQPAGAPGVLAAIASRQNAWWTSSSRKGSRAIDR, encoded by the coding sequence ATGCGTGCCTGGCGCGACGACGCGGCCTGGCGCGCGCTTCCCGCTTCGGCGGACGGGGCGCCCAACGTCCTGTACATCATCCTCGACACGGTCCGGGCGCGGAATCTCAGCCTGTACGGCTACGCGCGTCCCACGTCGCCCAACATGGCGAGGCTGGCCGCCGAGGGGGTCACCTTCGACTACGCCTTCGCCACCACCTCGTGGACGCTCCCGTCGCACGGATCGCTCATGACCGGGGTCGACGCCAAGGAGCCTCCTCCGCCGCCTGGTTCGTCCCGCTCGGCGACTCCAACCCCGTGCTCGCCGAGCGCATGGCGGCTCGCGGCCATCGCACCGGGGGTTCGTCGCGAATCAGCGTCTACACGGCCTGGGAGTCAGGAGCTGGGCGCGCGGCTTCCATACGTACGAGGACGCTCTCGTCTCGCTCAAGCAGGTCCTCCTCAGCACGTCGCTGCGCAGACGGAGCTGGCGTCGGAGCTGAGCGCGGCGCGTCGGTGGTCGGGGCGCATGGCGGCACTGCGTCCTTCCCAGCCTGCAGGTGCACCCGGCGTCCTGGCAGCGATCGCAAGCCGGCAGAACGCGTGGTGGACGAGTTCCTCGCGGAAGGGCTCGCGAGCAATCGACCGCTAA